TGGGGCCGAGGAAGCCGTAGATCGCGGCGCGCGGAATCTCGAGATCGACGTGATCCACGGCGACGAGACGGCCGAAGCGGCGCGTGAGTCCTCGGGTGTGGATCGCGATCTCCGAGCTCATCGAGGCGGACCCTCGGTGCGTGAGCTCGCGTCCGAATCGAGGACGAAGCGGACTTCCACCGGCACGCCGGTCGGCAGCGCTGCCGTCGCGTCGCCGCCGATCTCCACCTCGGCGAGGTACGAAAGACGCCCGCGGTCGTACTGGGACAGCGCGTAGTACGGCGTGAAGGCCGCCTCGTTCGCGAGCCTGCGCACGCGACCGTCGAGCTCGGCCTCGAGCCCCGCGACCTGGACACGCGCGCGGCTTCCGCTGCCGATTCGCGCGCGCACCGGCTCCGGCACGTAGACGCGCGCATACGGCGGACCCGCCGCGAGCAGGATCACCACGACCGCGCCAGATGGTGGGCGCTCGCCGAGCTCGAACGGCAGCGCATCCACGCGCGCCGCGCACGGAGCGCGCACCTCGAGACGTGCAATTCGGACCTCGATCTCGGCAAGCTGGGCCTCGGCGCCGGCCAGCCCCGCGCGCGCCTGCTCGAGCTCCTCGGAGGTGTTTCCGCTCTCGAGGGCCTCGAGCGCGGCGCGCGCCTCGTCGCGGCGTGCGAGTGCCTCGTCGAGCCGCGAGCGCGTCCGATCCCGCGTCGCCGCGGACTCGAAGGCTTGCCGTTCGAGCGCGCGGGCGCGCTCCCACTCGGAGCTCGCGTTGCGCAGGGTTCCTTCCGCTCCGACGAGTCGCGCGCGCGCCTCCCGGATGCGCTCGGCGCGCGGTCCGCGCTCGAGCTCCGCCAGACGCGCGCCCAGCTGGTCGCGCACAGCCGCGAAGCGAGCGCGCTGCGCCGCGAGAAGCGCGTCGTCCTGCGCGAGCAGGAGCTGGCCCGCGACGACCGACTCGCCCTCGCGAACCGGGATCGAGGCGATCGGCTCGTTGGCCTCCGTGACGAGCTCGATCCGATCCCGTTCCAGGGTTCCGAGCGACGGCAGATCGGCCGGGTCGGCGCCGCAGGCGCCGAGCCAGAGCGCGAGCGCGACGAGCCCGCGGCTCCTCACGTCGTCTCCGCGCGCGGGCGGGCGCCGTCGAAGAAGAGCTGCGTCGTGTGCGCGAGAAGTCGTTCGGCAAATGCGGGGTCGAGCTCGTAGCCGAACACCTTGCCCGCGAGCGGGTGGGCCAGGAACGGGAACAAGCTCATCCCGAGCAGCGAGAGCACCGCGAGCTTCGGGTCGAGATCCGCGCGCAGCTCGCCGCGCGCGATCTCCGCTTCGACGAGGCTCGGGAGAAGACTGGAGACACGCGAGGCGAAGCGCTCGATGAAGCGAGCCCGCGCACGAGAGTCTCCGGTCACGATCTCGCGCAGAAGGAGCAGCGGCACCCACGGATGGTCCGCGATCGTCGCGATGTACGTGCGGATCAGCGAAGCGAGCGGCCCCTTGCCCTCGGCGGGCTTCGCGGCGAGCTCCCGCACGCGTCCGAACATCTCCTCGAAGACCGAGGCGAGCATCGCCTCGTACAGGCCGACTTTCCCGCCGAAGTAGTACGAGATCATTCCCGGCGTGACGCCCGCCGCGCGCGCGATCTCGCGGATTCCGACCTCGCCGAAACCGCGTCGGACGAAGAGCTCGCGCGCGACCTCGACCAGGCGCTTGCGCACGTCGTCCGCCGATTCGCTCCGAACCGGTCGCCCTACCCGTCGGCTCCGCGCTGGCGTCTTTCGGCTGGCCACGGGTCGAAATTATTCGATCGTTCGATTAATCGCAAGCCCGATCTCGCACAGCGACGAAAGATCAGGCGCGTCGCTAGGTTCGCGCTTTCGAGACCAGGCTCGAGGTCGACCGGCCGGCGACCAGCTCCACCAGCTCCACGCGTCCGCCCCACTTCTCGACCGCGTCCCAGCCGACCACGTCGCGCTTGGTCTTGTAGTCCGCGCCCTTCGTCAGGACCGCAGGGCGCAGCGCGCGAATCAGCCGCAGCGGCGTGTCCTCGTCGAAGAGCACGACGGCGTCGACGCACTCGAGCGATGCCAGGATCTGCGCGCGGTCGTGCTCGCTCTGGAGCGGACGGCCCGCCCCTTTGAGCCGGCGTACCGAGGCGTCCGTGTTCACGCCCACGATCAGCGCCTCGCCAAGCGCGCGCGAGCGTTCGAGGTAGCGGACGTGACCGAGGTGGAGGATGTCGAAGCAGCCGTTGGTGAACACCACGCTTCGCCCCTGCCCGCGAAGCTTCGCGGCAAGCTCGGCGGCCTGGTCGCGATCCAAGACCTTCTCGTGGGAGCGAGCGCTCTTCGCGCCGAGCTCGGCGAGGATCTCCTGCCCCGTGACGGTGGCCGCTCCGAACTTCCCGACCTTCACGCCCGCCGCGACGTTCGCGATCCACGCCGCCTCGCCGATCTCGGCTCCCGCCGCGAGCGCGAGCGCGACGCTCGCCGCCACCACGTCACCCGCGCCCGTCACGTCGACGAGCTCGCGCGGACGCGCGGCGATCTCGACCACGGCGCTCTCACCGTCACGCGCGGAGCTCGCGAGCGTCATGCCCGCCTGTCCGCGCGTGATCAGGACGTGGCCGACGCCGAGCTCCGCCGCCATTGCGAGCGCCGCTCGCGACGCGTCGTCCGAGCTCGCGAGCGGCGAGCCCGCGAACGACTCCGCCTCGCGCAGATTCGGCTTCAGCACCGTGGCGCCGCGAAACGGCTCCCAGGGCGGGCTCTTCGGATCGACGAGCACGGGCCGGGTTCCGGCCGCCGCGATCGCGGCGCGGCAGACCGCCGGCGTCAACACGCCCTTCGCGTAATCGGACAGGATCACCGCGTCGGCCGCGCGCACGGCCGAGGCGATCCGCGCGCGCAGGCGCTTCTCGAGCGCCGCAGAGAGCGGAGCCACGGTCTCGCGATCCAGCCGGATCACCTGCTGGTGACGCGCGACGATGCGCGTCTTGCGCGTGGTGAGCCGCTCGCGATCGGAGAGGATTCCCGCCTGGGCAATGCCCAGGTTCGCCGCCTCGCTGCGGAAGATCGCGCCATCGGCGTCGTCGCCGATCACCGTGCACAGCCGCGCCTGGGCGCCGAGCGCGACCAAACACTTCGCGACGTTGGCCGCGCCGCCGAGCATGAACTCCTCGCGCTCGACCGCGAGCACCGGAACCGGGGCCTCGGGAGAGATCCGCTCGACCTCGCCGACGACGTAGGCGTCCAGGGTCGCGTCGCCCACGACGACCACGCGGCGCCCGACCATCTCGCCGAGCAGCTCGCGCACGCGCGCGACCTCCGGCTCGCGCAATCGCACCAGTGGCGGCCGTTGCACTCTTCGCCGACTCACTCGCCCCTCCAGCGATATCTGTACCAGATCTTCGCGATCTCGAAGAACGCGACGAAGAAATCGACCGGCCGGACCTTCGACCCCGCGACGTCGTGCCAGCGGTCGAGCGGAAGCTCGTAGACGGCTTCGGCGGCGGGCGGGAGCCGTCCTCCCTCTCGCGATCGGATCAGCCGCGCGAGGATCTCGACGTCGAACGTCCAGCCGACCGCGAAGGGGGTCGCGAACAACGCCGCGAGCTCGGGCGTGCGCCGCATCAGCTTCGCGCCGCACTGCGTGTCGTAGATCGGCAGGCCGATCACGTGCGAGACCGCGGTCGCGAAGATGCGGCCCAGGTAGTGGCGCACGCTGCTGCGCCGCACGCTCCGACCGAGCAGCTGCACGCGCGCGCCGAAGACCAGGTCGATCCCCGGCAGACGTGTCAGCACCTCGACGAAGCGCGGGATCTCCTCGAGCGGGGTCGCGAGATCGGCGTCCCAGTAGCCGACGAACTCAACGCTCGAGCCGAACGCGGCGAGGAGCCCTGCGCGAACGGCCTCCGCCTTGCCGACGTTTCGCGGCAGGTCGACGACCGAGAAGGCATCGCGATCGCCCGCCTCCAGCTCGCGCAGAAGCGCGGGCGTCCCATCGCGGCTGCCGTCGTTCACGAGCACGAACCCGACCGAGGGCTCGCGCGCAGCGAAGGCCCGGAACGCGCCCGCGTCCAGGCGCGCGGCCTCGTTGTAGCAGGGGACGACGATCCGGGTGCGACGCGGCGGATTTGCGCCGAGCTTCGCCGGGTCGAGCGTCATCTCGACCCGAGTCTACGCCCGAACTAGCGAGCCGCCACCAGCTGCTTGCGGATCAGTCCCGCCACGAGCAGGCCGCCGAGCAGGTACATCGCCGTCGAGCGGGGCTCCGGAATCGGATTGCTGGGTCGGCCGGTTCCCGAGGCGCCGTCGAAGCCGAGCGCGCTCGAGGTCAGGCTCTGGTAGCGCACGCCGAAGTTGTCGAGATCGACGGCGCTGATCGGGTTCTGGAACGTGAGGGAGAGCGTGATGCCCGTGGACTGCCCGATGGTCAAACCGCCTTTGCGGCCGCCCGTGCAGTTGTTGCGATTGTTGATCACGCACAGATCGACCGAGCCGAAGCCGTTCGGGAACTGACCGCCCAGGTTCACGTTCGCGAACACCGTGCTGTCGACCGACGCGCTGACGATCTCGGGATTCGTGTTGAAACCGAACGCGCTGACTCGTGCCGACTCCCAGAGCACGCTGGTGGTGTTCGTGAGGGTGATGTCCATCACGAGCGTGTTGCCCGAGATCGACGTCACCTCGAAGAGAGCGGATGCGGAGAGACCGGAGACGTCGACGCCCTTGATGTTCCCGCCGAAGTTCACGGTGAAGCTGTCGCCGACACTGTCGACCGTCACCGCGGCGGCACGGCTCGAGAAGCCGGCGAGCCCCGCAACGATCACGACCCCGACCACGGCTCTCTGCAGGAACGTCCGCATGTCCAACTCCATTTCGATTTCGCCGGCGGTTCTTGCTCGACGAACGGGCGATCAGTACCACACCGCCGACCCGCGATACAAGCCCAAGCCACCGAAATCATTGGCTTATTCGGCATTGACATACGGATTCGCATGCCACTGGCAAGATTTGATCCAACCCGCGGCTGTTGCGAGGAATCGCCAGATTCGGCCGGCTAGCCCGCCGGCGCGGTGGCCTCGCCAATAGGTAGGGACACCAGGGCCCCTTCCCCGGTGATCTGCAGCCGGCGCCGGTGGAACCGTTCGATCGCGGTCCGATGCCCGATGCTGACCAGCGTGGTTCCCGGCAGCTCGCTCGCGACCAGGGCGTAGAGGTGCTCCTCGTTCCCGGCGTCCAGGGCGGAGGTGGCCTCGTCGAGGAAGAGCCACTGCGGCCTGTGCAGGAACGCTCGCGCGAAGGCGAGCCTCTGCTGCTCGCCGGGCGAGAGCCGCTGCTCCCAGTGGTCGTGCTCGTCCAGCTTCTCGACCAGGTGGGTGAGCCGGCACTCCGCCAGCCAGCGGCCGATCTCGGTGTCCGGGAAGGCGCCCTCGGCGGACGGGTACGACACCGCGCCGCGCAGGCTGCCGATCGGCAGGTAGGGCTTCTGCGGCAGGAACAGACACCTTTCGGTGTCGGGCCGCTCGATCCGCCCGCGGCCGAACGGCCAGATTCCCGCGAGCGCACGGAAGAGAGTGCTCTTGCCGCTTCCGGACGGGCCGGTCAGCAGCACCGCCTCGCCGCGCGAGAGCTTCGCCTCGACCCCGCGCAGCAGCGTCTCTCCACCGGGAAGCGCCAGTGAGAGCCCCTGCAACACGATGGCATCGCCCGCCCCCTCGGCGAGCTCGATCCCGGCGGTTTCGGGCGCCTGCCCGTGCATGGCCGCGAGCGCGCCGCGGAACGTGATCAAGCGATCGACGGTGGCCTTCCAGTCGGCGATCTCGATGTAGGCTGCGACGAAGAACGAGAGCG
This Deltaproteobacteria bacterium DNA region includes the following protein-coding sequences:
- a CDS encoding HlyD family efflux transporter periplasmic adaptor subunit, which codes for MRSRGLVALALWLGACGADPADLPSLGTLERDRIELVTEANEPIASIPVREGESVVAGQLLLAQDDALLAAQRARFAAVRDQLGARLAELERGPRAERIREARARLVGAEGTLRNASSEWERARALERQAFESAATRDRTRSRLDEALARRDEARAALEALESGNTSEELEQARAGLAGAEAQLAEIEVRIARLEVRAPCAARVDALPFELGERPPSGAVVVILLAAGPPYARVYVPEPVRARIGSGSRARVQVAGLEAELDGRVRRLANEAAFTPYYALSQYDRGRLSYLAEVEIGGDATAALPTGVPVEVRFVLDSDASSRTEGPPR
- a CDS encoding TetR/AcrR family transcriptional regulator, yielding MASRKTPARSRRVGRPVRSESADDVRKRLVEVARELFVRRGFGEVGIREIARAAGVTPGMISYYFGGKVGLYEAMLASVFEEMFGRVRELAAKPAEGKGPLASLIRTYIATIADHPWVPLLLLREIVTGDSRARARFIERFASRVSSLLPSLVEAEIARGELRADLDPKLAVLSLLGMSLFPFLAHPLAGKVFGYELDPAFAERLLAHTTQLFFDGARPRAETT
- the rfaE2 gene encoding D-glycero-beta-D-manno-heptose 1-phosphate adenylyltransferase, whose product is MVGRRVVVVGDATLDAYVVGEVERISPEAPVPVLAVEREEFMLGGAANVAKCLVALGAQARLCTVIGDDADGAIFRSEAANLGIAQAGILSDRERLTTRKTRIVARHQQVIRLDRETVAPLSAALEKRLRARIASAVRAADAVILSDYAKGVLTPAVCRAAIAAAGTRPVLVDPKSPPWEPFRGATVLKPNLREAESFAGSPLASSDDASRAALAMAAELGVGHVLITRGQAGMTLASSARDGESAVVEIAARPRELVDVTGAGDVVAASVALALAAGAEIGEAAWIANVAAGVKVGKFGAATVTGQEILAELGAKSARSHEKVLDRDQAAELAAKLRGQGRSVVFTNGCFDILHLGHVRYLERSRALGEALIVGVNTDASVRRLKGAGRPLQSEHDRAQILASLECVDAVVLFDEDTPLRLIRALRPAVLTKGADYKTKRDVVGWDAVEKWGGRVELVELVAGRSTSSLVSKART
- a CDS encoding glycosyltransferase, which encodes MTLDPAKLGANPPRRTRIVVPCYNEAARLDAGAFRAFAAREPSVGFVLVNDGSRDGTPALLRELEAGDRDAFSVVDLPRNVGKAEAVRAGLLAAFGSSVEFVGYWDADLATPLEEIPRFVEVLTRLPGIDLVFGARVQLLGRSVRRSSVRHYLGRIFATAVSHVIGLPIYDTQCGAKLMRRTPELAALFATPFAVGWTFDVEILARLIRSREGGRLPPAAEAVYELPLDRWHDVAGSKVRPVDFFVAFFEIAKIWYRYRWRGE